The genomic interval CGGTTCAGATCCTCGTCTGTTGGCAACTATTAGTTATTTAGATAGTAATTCGAAACCTATTGCTGATGAGCGGATCTTTTATCAAATTAGGACTGCAAATGAAGTTATCCTTACAGATAATGTAAAGACTGACACAAATGGCCAATTGGAAATCGAAGTGAAAACATCAGTACTTGAAAAAAAAGGGGTTGATATCAATAGCCTATATATTTTAAGTGAGGTTGAGACAGAAAAAAACCAATGGGACAGACAAACTTTTCCCATTCCTTATCAGAAGGCCGATGTTCAATTCTTTCCGGAGAGCGGTCATCTAGTGGCAGGGCTGCCTGTACGGGTAGCTTTTAAAGCGATAGGCGCTAAAGGCTTAGGTGTCGATATGAGAGGAGTTGTAAAAGACTCGAAAGGTAACGTCGTTAGTGAATTTCAAAGCGAACATCTTGGTATGGGTGTATTAAACATCACACCATCTGAGGGTGAATCCTATGAAGCTGTTGTAGAATTGCCCGATGGAACAAGTTTGACTGCCGCCTTGCCCGATGTTCTGCCACAGGGTTACGTCCTTAGTATCTTTCCGCAAGCGGAAAGCGATACATTGGTTGTGCGTATCTTATCGTCTGATCAAAGCTTTGGTTCGGTTAGTTTAATTGCTCAAAATAATGGTGAGGTGCTGTTTGCCGGAGGCTTCGATATCAATAAAAGTCTTAACACCTTGCGGCTTCCAATTCAAGATTTTCCTCTAGGTATTACGCAGTTTACTTTGTTTAATGCAGATGGGAAGCCTGTGAATGAAAGGTTGGTGTTTATTGAAAAGTTTGATGAATTTACTGTTGTTCCGGAACTGGATAAAGAATCTTACGGTGCTCGTGAATTAGTCAAATTGAGCTTAAAGGCTGTCGATTCTAATAACAATTTGGTGCGAGGACGCTTTTCGGCTTCCGTTATTAACGAAAATGATATCGCTGTCGACCCTGAATCCGAAAGTTCTATATTTTCTGAGCTACTATTGCGATCTGAAATTAAGGGCTATATCGAAAAACCCAATTATTATTTTACGGACATTGATACAAAGAAAACGGATCATCTGGATATTTTAATGTTAACACAAGGGTATCGGAAGTTTAACTGGGACACATTACTTGCCAATGAATTAGCGCCTATTGAATTTCCACCAGAGGAATTGACCACGAAAATCAACGGTAAACTGCAGACTCTACTGGGCAAACCAGTAGCAAATGGGAACATTATCCTGAATTCTTTTGCCGCACAGGTGACTTTAGATACTATAACTGACGAAAAAGGCAATTTTGTTTTTGACAATTTATTGTTGACCGATAGCCTAAGCTTTTCTGTTCAAGGTTTATCTCCAAAGGGGAAGGACAATGTTGAGATTTTATTAGATGGTATACCGGGTATGCCGATTACTTCAACACGAAACCGAGGTGACTATATGATTGATCCACAAGATTCGTTGAAAACGTATCTTGAAAGGGTTAAAAAGAATGATGATGCTCTTTCTAAATTGGGCTTAGAAAGCCGAGTTATTCACCTTGAGACGGTGACTGTTACCAAACAGTCGAGCATCCGAAGCTCTAGTAATTTAAATCCTTCGGGGAGGGCGGACCAAACGATTTCTGCTAACGAACTGAAGGCTTGCCCTACGTTGCGATCCTGTTTAGAAGGTCGGTTACGTGGTGTACGTTTTGTAACCGAACAAACAAGTGTCGGACCGGTAAGCTTCCCGGTAACTACGCGGGGGAATGGTAAAATGCAGGTGCTCATCGACGGTCGCCTTCTCCGCCAAGACAGTGAGGGTGATTTGATGGATATCGCGGGAGTCTTTGATCAGAATATGATAGACCCGGCAAGCATTTTAAATATTGAAGTATTACGATCACCATCATTAACAGCTGTATACGGTTCAGAAGGATCCAACGGTGTTATTATTATCAATACAAAAGGGTGGACTCCCGGCCAGCGTACGGTTTATAATATTAAAACATATACCCCTCAGGGTTATAGCAATGTCAGGGAGTTCTATTCGCCGAAATATGGGGTTAGCGATCTTCTGGATACTAAGGCAGATACAAGGAGTACAATTTATTGGAATCCGATTGTGCAGACGGATGCATCCGGAGAAACATTACTAGAGTATTATAACGCTGGTGAGGGCTCATACCGTGTCGTTATCGAAGGTGTAGCCATTGATGGAGGCATCACCAGAAAGGTCATCAGGTACAATGTTGGTAATTAGCAACTTACAAGGCAATATATTTTTCTGTAACAAAAAAGTTATGTGTTCATTATTGCTTTGCTAAAACGTTTTAATATTTTTATCGAAATTTGAAATCATTATTTAACCAATTCATGTTGAAAAGAAGAAACTACTTAGGCCTTTTGGGCGTCGGTATCGGATTTTGGACTCTCAGTGCGGGCTTTAGTATACACGAGACAGCGAGTGATCCGGTTACCTTACAGGATTTAACAGCTTTTAACCAACCGGGAAAAAGCTGGCAAATGGCAGGGAATGTGTATGGCAACATTTCAGAAAAAAATGAACTTACTGTTTCGAGCGGATCGGGAATTCTTGTAAACAACCCGTCTCGAAGGGTAAAAGGTGAAGATTTATTTACGAAAGCTGAATTAGGCGATATCGAGCTGGAGCTGGATTATCTTTTACCTAGCAATGGAAACTCAGGTATCTATTTACAGGGTCGGTATGAAGTTCAATTGTTTGATTCTTGGGAAGAGAATCAAATAACTTCGGCTAGCAATGGCGGAATATACAATGTTGTACCACCTCGCGTAAATGCAAGTAAAGCACCAGGCCTCTGGCAAAACTTAAAAATCGGCTTTCAGGCACCTCGTTTTGATGCGAGCGGAAATAAAACTGAAAACGCACGATTGCTTTACGTATTAATAAATGGTGTATTGGTTCAGGAAAACGTTGAGCTGGCAGGCCCCACACAGGGAGCGATTAGCAAAGATGAAGTTGCCAAAGCGCCGTTAAGAATTCAAGGAGATCATGGTGCAGTTGCATTGAGGAATATTACCATCAATGAGTTGGATAATAAAGCTGATGGCAATAGTAATAACCGAAATGCTAAAGATCCTATTTTATTGGACGCACCGGTTACCACAATCCTAAGAAGCTTTATGAATTTAGATAACCGCGAAAAGTCGGTACACGCGGTTTCTGTGGGTAGCCCCCAAGGTGTGCATTATACCTATGATATGGATTATGGTGCCTTGGTTCAAGTGTGGCGTGGCGACTTCCTGGATACCACACCTATGTGGGATGGGAGAGGAAACGGAACCTCAACGCCTCGTGGCGCTGTTCAGCGTTTCGGAAAACCTGTATTAAGCCTTGCTAAATTAG from Pedobacter indicus carries:
- a CDS encoding TonB-dependent receptor plug domain-containing protein; this translates as MKRSALLYFLFLFMIPFQGFSQNMLEQIINPLEQWADRFPQEKVYIHMDRPYYTSGDTIWMKAYIMAGGRHQLSAISGAVYVDLINETDSLTAALKLPVMAGLAFGNIDLPVDLEPGNYRLRAYTQWMRNGDPDYFYDHPFIIGSIAPKKANSKISFSYDQDGSDPRLLATISYLDSNSKPIADERIFYQIRTANEVILTDNVKTDTNGQLEIEVKTSVLEKKGVDINSLYILSEVETEKNQWDRQTFPIPYQKADVQFFPESGHLVAGLPVRVAFKAIGAKGLGVDMRGVVKDSKGNVVSEFQSEHLGMGVLNITPSEGESYEAVVELPDGTSLTAALPDVLPQGYVLSIFPQAESDTLVVRILSSDQSFGSVSLIAQNNGEVLFAGGFDINKSLNTLRLPIQDFPLGITQFTLFNADGKPVNERLVFIEKFDEFTVVPELDKESYGARELVKLSLKAVDSNNNLVRGRFSASVINENDIAVDPESESSIFSELLLRSEIKGYIEKPNYYFTDIDTKKTDHLDILMLTQGYRKFNWDTLLANELAPIEFPPEELTTKINGKLQTLLGKPVANGNIILNSFAAQVTLDTITDEKGNFVFDNLLLTDSLSFSVQGLSPKGKDNVEILLDGIPGMPITSTRNRGDYMIDPQDSLKTYLERVKKNDDALSKLGLESRVIHLETVTVTKQSSIRSSSNLNPSGRADQTISANELKACPTLRSCLEGRLRGVRFVTEQTSVGPVSFPVTTRGNGKMQVLIDGRLLRQDSEGDLMDIAGVFDQNMIDPASILNIEVLRSPSLTAVYGSEGSNGVIIINTKGWTPGQRTVYNIKTYTPQGYSNVREFYSPKYGVSDLLDTKADTRSTIYWNPIVQTDASGETLLEYYNAGEGSYRVVIEGVAIDGGITRKVIRYNVGN
- a CDS encoding 3-keto-disaccharide hydrolase; protein product: MLKRRNYLGLLGVGIGFWTLSAGFSIHETASDPVTLQDLTAFNQPGKSWQMAGNVYGNISEKNELTVSSGSGILVNNPSRRVKGEDLFTKAELGDIELELDYLLPSNGNSGIYLQGRYEVQLFDSWEENQITSASNGGIYNVVPPRVNASKAPGLWQNLKIGFQAPRFDASGNKTENARLLYVLINGVLVQENVELAGPTQGAISKDEVAKAPLRIQGDHGAVALRNITINELDNKADGNSNNRNAKDPILLDAPVTTILRSFMNLDNREKSVHAVSVGSPQGVHYTYDMDYGALVQVWRGDFLDTTPMWDGRGNGTSTPRGAVQRFGKPVLSLAKLADNQSTWPVDTAGTQFRQKGYAVNADNQPTFKYLIYGTEVEDFVQARTDGKGFNRTIRVKDADGLSLRLASASKIEETSRGSYIIGDKEYYLNLDNAKSNKPFIRNVDGGQELIVPVRGEISYTILF